In Agromyces sp. 3263, a single genomic region encodes these proteins:
- a CDS encoding Gfo/Idh/MocA family oxidoreductase produces MNGVSGRMGYRQHLVRSILAIREQGGVLLADGETRVQVEPILVGRSEKKLADLAAKHGIEHWTTNLDEALADDRWQIYADFLVTKARAQAIKKAIAAGKAIYTEKPTAESFEEALELARLAEAAGIKNGVVHDKLYLPGLQKLKRLIDSGFFGRILSVRGEFGYWVFEGDWQPAQRPSWNYRAEDGGGIIVDMFPHWNYVLENLFGRVESVYARAVTEIPERVDEQGHPYAATADDAAYAIFELEGGVVAQLNSSWTTRVNRDELVEFQVDGTHGSAVVGLFGCKIQPRNATPKPVWNPDLADEHDYAADWIESPGNREFENGFKTQWEEFIRHVVEDAPNHYDFLAGARGVLLAEEGLKSSAEGRRITLPVVALDGASTDAAGGAGGADAAGTAETTGTTDAAAPASVEAPELTGAR; encoded by the coding sequence ATGAACGGCGTCTCGGGCCGCATGGGCTACCGACAGCACCTCGTGCGGTCGATCCTCGCGATCCGCGAGCAGGGCGGCGTGCTCCTCGCCGACGGCGAGACCCGCGTGCAGGTCGAGCCGATCCTGGTCGGCCGCAGCGAGAAGAAGCTCGCCGACCTCGCCGCCAAGCACGGCATCGAGCACTGGACGACGAACCTCGACGAGGCGCTCGCCGACGACCGCTGGCAGATCTACGCCGACTTCCTCGTCACGAAGGCGCGCGCGCAGGCCATCAAGAAGGCGATCGCGGCGGGCAAGGCCATCTACACCGAGAAGCCGACGGCCGAGTCCTTCGAGGAGGCGCTCGAGCTGGCTCGCCTCGCCGAGGCGGCAGGCATCAAGAACGGCGTCGTGCACGACAAGCTCTACCTCCCGGGCCTGCAGAAGCTGAAGCGGCTCATCGACTCGGGCTTCTTCGGGCGCATCCTGAGCGTGCGCGGCGAGTTCGGCTACTGGGTCTTCGAGGGCGACTGGCAGCCCGCGCAGCGGCCCAGCTGGAACTACCGCGCCGAGGACGGCGGCGGCATCATCGTCGACATGTTCCCCCACTGGAACTACGTGCTCGAGAACCTCTTCGGCCGCGTCGAGTCGGTCTACGCCCGCGCGGTCACCGAGATCCCCGAGCGCGTCGACGAGCAGGGCCACCCCTACGCGGCCACCGCCGACGACGCCGCCTACGCGATCTTCGAACTCGAGGGCGGCGTGGTCGCGCAGCTCAACTCGAGCTGGACGACCCGCGTGAACCGCGACGAGCTCGTCGAGTTCCAGGTCGACGGCACGCACGGCTCGGCCGTGGTCGGCTTGTTCGGCTGCAAGATCCAGCCCCGCAACGCCACCCCGAAGCCGGTGTGGAACCCCGACCTCGCCGACGAGCACGACTACGCCGCCGACTGGATCGAGTCCCCCGGCAACCGCGAGTTCGAGAACGGCTTCAAGACGCAGTGGGAGGAGTTCATCCGCCACGTCGTCGAGGACGCCCCGAACCACTACGACTTCCTCGCCGGCGCCCGTGGCGTGCTCCTCGCGGAGGAGGGCCTCAAGTCCTCCGCCGAGGGCCGCCGCATCACGCTGCCCGTCGTGGCGCTCGACGGCGCGTCGACGGATGCCGCGGGTGGAGCGGGTGGAGCGGATGCCGCGGGCACAGCCGAGACCACGGGCACCACGGATGCCGCGGCGCCGGCGTCCGTCGAAGCCCCCGAGCTCACCGGGGCGCGCTGA
- a CDS encoding sugar phosphate isomerase/epimerase family protein, protein MSAHPRLSLNQATIKYASLDEALQVTAAGGYESIGLWREPVHAVGLDEAARRLGDSGLRLSTYCRGGFFTMPEGPARRASIDDNRRGIEETATLAAAGAAGSTSTYVLVAGGIPDGSTDLLGARARVADALAELAPDAAAAGVTLAIEPLHPMYASDRAVVSTLKQALDLAAPFDPSVVGVTVDTFHIWWDPEVLPQIARAGAEGRIATYQVCDWKAPLPADVLLGRHYPGDGVIDFASLTDAVEATGYRGDVEVEIFNQEIWDTPYAEVVARTAAGFGSAVAPHLAASVTV, encoded by the coding sequence ATGAGCGCCCACCCGCGCCTGTCGCTGAACCAGGCCACGATCAAGTACGCCTCGCTCGACGAGGCCCTCCAGGTCACCGCGGCCGGCGGCTACGAGTCGATCGGCCTGTGGCGCGAGCCGGTGCACGCGGTCGGCCTCGACGAGGCGGCGCGCCGCCTGGGCGACTCGGGTCTGCGCCTCTCGACCTACTGCCGCGGCGGCTTCTTCACGATGCCCGAGGGGCCCGCCCGGCGCGCGTCGATCGACGACAACCGCCGTGGCATCGAGGAGACGGCCACGCTCGCCGCCGCCGGCGCCGCGGGCTCGACGTCGACCTACGTGCTGGTGGCGGGCGGCATCCCCGACGGCTCCACCGACCTCCTGGGGGCCCGCGCCCGCGTCGCCGACGCCCTCGCCGAGCTCGCGCCCGACGCGGCGGCGGCGGGGGTCACGCTCGCGATCGAGCCGCTGCACCCGATGTACGCGTCGGATCGCGCCGTGGTCTCGACGCTGAAGCAGGCGCTCGACCTCGCGGCCCCGTTCGACCCGTCGGTGGTCGGCGTCACCGTCGACACGTTCCACATCTGGTGGGACCCCGAGGTGCTGCCGCAGATCGCCCGCGCGGGCGCCGAGGGCCGCATCGCGACCTACCAGGTCTGCGACTGGAAGGCGCCGCTGCCGGCCGACGTCCTCCTCGGCCGCCATTACCCGGGTGATGGCGTCATCGACTTCGCGTCGCTCACCGACGCGGTCGAGGCGACCGGCTACCGGGGCGACGTCGAGGTGGAGATCTTCAACCAGGAGATCTGGGACACCCCCTACGCCGAGGTCGTCGCGCGCACCGCCGCTGGCTTCGGCTCGGCGGTCGCGCCGCACCTCGCGGCATCCGTCACCGTCTGA
- a CDS encoding LacI family DNA-binding transcriptional regulator, whose product MTDGGIQTSRNAPATLHDVAREAGVSLATASRSLNGSTRKVNEEYRQRVLEAAARLDYSPNLSAQAVARGTTTTVALLVADIADPYFSSIAAGVVAEADTARLIVTMAATERDPDRELELVRTLRGQRPRVMILAGSRPTTDPTDGALGEELAAYERAGGRVVLISRNEYDFRTVLLDNRVGAAALARELVGLGYRRFAVVTAREGLRTAADRLAGFRDGLAEADIELSDDDVIRAEFTRDGGYDGTTALIARGLDGIEAIFAANDVMAVGALSAVRDAGLTPGVDLAVAGFDDVPTVRDVTPPLTTVRVPLEEIGRRALRLALGDEDVAAEGAVATEVVLRESTPRRG is encoded by the coding sequence ATGACCGACGGCGGCATCCAGACCAGCCGGAACGCACCGGCGACGCTGCACGACGTGGCGCGCGAGGCGGGCGTCTCGCTCGCGACCGCATCGCGATCGCTCAACGGCAGCACCCGCAAGGTCAACGAGGAGTACCGGCAGCGGGTGCTCGAGGCCGCCGCCCGGCTCGACTACTCCCCCAATCTCTCGGCGCAGGCGGTCGCGCGCGGCACCACCACGACGGTCGCGTTGCTCGTCGCCGACATCGCCGACCCGTACTTCTCCTCGATCGCGGCCGGCGTGGTGGCCGAGGCCGACACGGCCAGGCTCATCGTGACGATGGCGGCGACCGAGCGCGACCCCGATCGCGAGCTCGAACTCGTGCGCACGCTGCGAGGCCAGCGTCCCCGGGTGATGATCCTGGCGGGCTCGCGGCCGACCACCGACCCCACCGACGGTGCGCTCGGCGAGGAGCTCGCGGCCTACGAGCGCGCGGGCGGCCGCGTGGTGCTGATCAGCCGCAACGAGTACGACTTCCGCACCGTGCTGCTCGACAACCGAGTCGGCGCCGCCGCCCTCGCGCGCGAGCTCGTGGGCCTCGGCTATCGCCGCTTCGCCGTGGTCACGGCCCGCGAGGGGCTGCGAACCGCCGCCGACCGCCTCGCCGGGTTCCGCGACGGGCTCGCCGAGGCAGACATCGAGCTCAGCGACGACGACGTGATCCGCGCGGAGTTCACACGCGACGGCGGCTACGACGGCACGACGGCGCTCATCGCGCGCGGACTCGACGGCATCGAGGCGATCTTCGCCGCGAACGACGTGATGGCGGTCGGCGCGCTCTCCGCCGTGCGAGACGCGGGACTCACCCCGGGCGTCGACCTGGCGGTGGCCGGCTTCGACGACGTTCCGACCGTGCGCGACGTCACGCCGCCGCTCACCACCGTGCGGGTCCCGCTCGAGGAGATCGGGCGCCGCGCATTGCGCCTCGCCCTCGGCGACGAGGACGTCGCGGCGGAGGGCGCCGTGGCCACCGAGGTCGTGCTGCGCGAGTCGACGCCGCGCCGGGGCTGA
- a CDS encoding DUF4062 domain-containing protein, translated as MSPADRPIRTPDQRLRVFVSSTLRELATERRAVRAAVEQLGLAPVMFELGARPHPPRELYRAYLAQSDIFVGLYGEQYGWVAPGEELSGLEDEYRLAPPQLPKLVYVREGGTREPRLQELLERIKADDRASYAYFTDAEQLADLVRADLATLLAERFTSAAAPTTGAADPVERSASLPAALTALIGRDRELEAVVDLLSDDDVRLVTLTGPGGIGKSRLSLDAANRLRDRFTGGIAFVDLSPVTDPAQVAVAIANALGVIDVGDGTLDEKLRMAVRDRRMLLLLDNVEQVVEAAPTIRSLLTDAPRLTVLATSRILLRISGEHGIELGPLPLPDLRHGADLARALASPAVALFVERVRAAKPDFELTVDNVEDVVGICAALDGVPLALELAAARARVLAPAELLQRLGNRLLVLGGGARDLPERQRTIRSTIEWSTQLLTASQRELLARLGLFSGGFTLDAAEWIAEGIPDADTIDDLAALVDGSLVRQQDRGDRAVFTMLSTVHEYALAELDGHEDARALRDRHARYYVRLGEQAEYELEGPAQLAWITRLAEEGDNLRATARHLLDTRQWATAAHFAWTLYVYWWVHGHLGEVQAWMREPLDSGDELDDLTRATALYFTRAIAFWRDPDEWLVPGLGESAALFRREGERSGEALALISLGLALLGAREPDATRADEALEASLSLFREAGDTWGEAMALVTLGRVALFRQEVHAALARFDESIAVAKRQSDDLGEAIALHHRGWVEVLLGAFDVARECFEESLANSERLHHDEGIAYGLEGLTAVAAGTGDVERAGTLIGAAEVARERTGLYNAPSFSFHQQFIDGLLASPAAPVFEAARAHGRRLPLDEAVAIALGRGGTPDPPT; from the coding sequence ATGAGCCCGGCTGATCGGCCGATCCGCACCCCTGACCAGCGCCTCCGCGTGTTCGTGAGCTCGACGCTCCGCGAGCTGGCGACGGAGCGTCGTGCGGTGCGCGCCGCGGTCGAGCAGCTGGGCCTGGCCCCGGTCATGTTCGAGCTCGGCGCCCGGCCGCATCCGCCGCGCGAGCTCTACCGCGCCTACCTGGCGCAGAGCGACATCTTCGTGGGGCTGTACGGCGAGCAGTACGGCTGGGTGGCACCGGGCGAGGAGCTGTCGGGACTGGAGGACGAGTACCGCCTGGCGCCGCCGCAGCTGCCCAAGCTCGTCTACGTTCGCGAGGGCGGGACCCGCGAGCCGCGGCTGCAGGAGCTCCTCGAACGCATCAAGGCCGACGACCGCGCCTCGTACGCGTACTTCACCGACGCCGAGCAGCTCGCCGACCTCGTGCGCGCCGACCTCGCCACGCTGCTCGCCGAGCGCTTCACGAGTGCGGCGGCTCCCACGACGGGGGCGGCGGACCCGGTCGAGCGCAGCGCCTCGCTGCCGGCCGCGCTCACCGCCCTGATCGGCCGTGATCGTGAGCTCGAGGCGGTCGTCGACCTGCTCTCCGACGACGACGTCCGGCTCGTGACGCTCACCGGTCCGGGCGGCATCGGCAAGAGCCGGCTCTCCCTGGACGCCGCGAATCGGCTGCGCGACCGCTTCACCGGCGGCATCGCGTTCGTCGACCTCTCACCCGTGACCGACCCGGCGCAGGTCGCCGTGGCGATCGCCAATGCGCTCGGGGTGATCGACGTCGGCGACGGCACGCTCGACGAGAAGCTGCGCATGGCGGTGCGCGACCGGCGCATGCTGCTCCTCCTCGACAACGTCGAGCAGGTGGTCGAGGCCGCCCCGACGATCCGGTCGCTGCTGACGGATGCCCCGCGTCTCACGGTGCTCGCGACCAGCCGCATCCTGCTGCGGATCTCGGGCGAGCACGGCATCGAGCTCGGGCCGCTGCCGCTGCCCGACCTGCGGCACGGCGCCGACCTGGCGCGCGCGCTCGCATCGCCCGCCGTGGCGTTGTTCGTGGAACGCGTGCGCGCCGCCAAGCCCGACTTCGAGCTCACCGTCGACAACGTCGAGGACGTGGTCGGCATCTGCGCGGCGCTCGACGGCGTGCCCCTGGCGCTCGAGCTCGCGGCCGCCCGGGCCCGCGTGCTCGCCCCCGCAGAGCTCCTGCAGCGGCTCGGCAACCGGCTGCTCGTGCTCGGCGGCGGCGCACGCGACCTGCCCGAACGCCAGCGCACGATCAGGTCCACCATCGAGTGGAGCACGCAGCTGCTCACCGCGTCGCAGCGCGAGCTGCTCGCGCGGCTCGGCCTGTTCTCGGGCGGCTTCACCCTCGACGCCGCCGAGTGGATCGCGGAGGGCATCCCCGACGCCGACACCATCGACGACCTCGCGGCGCTCGTCGACGGCAGCCTGGTGCGCCAGCAGGACCGTGGCGACCGCGCGGTGTTCACCATGCTGTCGACGGTGCACGAGTACGCGCTCGCTGAGCTCGACGGCCACGAGGACGCCCGGGCGCTGCGAGACCGCCATGCCCGGTACTACGTGCGCCTCGGCGAGCAGGCGGAGTACGAGCTCGAGGGCCCCGCCCAATTGGCCTGGATCACCCGGCTGGCCGAGGAGGGCGACAACCTCCGTGCGACCGCGAGGCACCTGCTCGACACGCGCCAGTGGGCGACCGCCGCCCACTTCGCATGGACGCTGTACGTGTACTGGTGGGTGCACGGGCACCTCGGCGAAGTGCAGGCGTGGATGCGCGAACCGCTCGACTCGGGCGACGAGCTCGACGATCTCACGCGTGCCACCGCGCTGTACTTCACCCGAGCGATCGCCTTCTGGCGGGACCCCGACGAGTGGCTGGTGCCGGGGCTCGGAGAGAGCGCGGCCCTGTTCCGGCGCGAAGGGGAGCGCTCGGGCGAAGCGCTGGCGCTCATCTCCCTCGGCCTCGCACTCCTCGGGGCGCGCGAACCCGACGCCACCCGGGCCGACGAGGCGCTGGAGGCGAGCCTGTCCCTCTTCCGCGAGGCAGGCGACACCTGGGGCGAGGCCATGGCGCTCGTCACCCTCGGCCGGGTGGCGCTGTTCCGGCAGGAGGTGCACGCGGCCCTCGCCCGCTTCGACGAGAGCATCGCCGTGGCCAAGCGGCAGAGCGACGACCTCGGCGAGGCGATCGCGCTGCACCACCGCGGCTGGGTCGAGGTGCTGCTCGGCGCCTTCGACGTCGCGAGGGAGTGCTTCGAGGAGAGCCTCGCCAACTCCGAGCGCCTGCACCACGACGAGGGCATCGCCTACGGGCTCGAGGGGCTGACGGCGGTGGCGGCCGGCACGGGCGACGTGGAGCGGGCAGGCACCCTCATCGGCGCGGCGGAGGTGGCTCGCGAGCGCACCGGGCTCTACAACGCGCCGTCGTTCTCGTTCCACCAGCAGTTCATCGACGGCCTCCTCGCCTCGCCGGCCGCCCCGGTCTTCGAGGCCGCCCGCGCGCACGGCCGCCGGCTTCCCCTCGACGAGGCCGTCGCCATCGCCCTGGGTCGCGGTGGGACACCGGACCCGCCGACCTGA
- a CDS encoding dihydrodipicolinate synthase family protein — protein sequence MTAITLIDGTGDLRAVPLAEAPAFSKPRHPLTSRIAYAAAHVVPKPFADNTPGEPADIDWDATLAFRHHVWAWGLGVADAMDTAQRNMGLDALATRALISRSAAEAASVGGRLVVGVNTDHVDEEHISLEQVIDAYKEQLHHTEDAGAGVVLMASRHLARAARTADDYRRVYREVLAAAGAPVVLHWLGPAFDPSLTGYFGSADTDAAASTLLQIIEYNRDKVQGVKMSLLDADAEIAVREKLPESARMFTGDDFHYVGLIEGDERGHSDALLGAFAALAPNASAAIQALDRGDVAAYREILAPTEPLSQQVFAAPTYYYKTGVAFLSWLNGHQAAFQMVGGLHAARSLPHLSRIVELANASGSLERPELAAARWHSLLTLDGIDVTAAVPASADDEATPETVDAPETTAAAAEAPSDDVEVLA from the coding sequence ATGACCGCGATCACCCTCATCGACGGCACCGGCGATCTGCGCGCCGTGCCGCTCGCGGAGGCGCCGGCGTTCTCGAAGCCGCGGCATCCCCTCACGAGCCGGATCGCCTATGCGGCCGCGCACGTGGTGCCCAAGCCGTTCGCCGACAACACGCCCGGCGAGCCGGCCGACATCGACTGGGACGCGACGCTCGCGTTCCGCCACCACGTGTGGGCGTGGGGGCTCGGCGTCGCCGACGCGATGGACACCGCGCAGCGCAACATGGGGCTCGATGCCCTGGCCACGCGCGCGCTGATCAGCCGTAGCGCCGCGGAAGCGGCATCCGTCGGGGGCAGGCTGGTCGTGGGCGTGAACACCGACCACGTCGACGAGGAGCACATCTCGCTCGAGCAGGTCATCGACGCCTACAAGGAGCAGCTCCACCACACGGAGGATGCGGGTGCGGGCGTCGTGCTCATGGCGAGCCGGCATCTCGCGCGGGCGGCCCGCACGGCCGACGACTACCGCCGTGTCTACCGCGAGGTGCTCGCCGCGGCGGGCGCCCCGGTCGTGCTGCACTGGCTGGGGCCGGCGTTCGATCCGAGCCTCACCGGATATTTCGGTTCCGCCGACACGGATGCCGCGGCGTCGACGCTCCTGCAGATCATCGAGTACAACCGCGACAAGGTGCAGGGCGTGAAGATGAGCCTGCTCGACGCCGACGCCGAGATCGCGGTACGCGAGAAGCTCCCCGAGTCGGCGCGCATGTTCACGGGCGACGACTTCCACTACGTGGGGCTCATCGAGGGCGACGAGCGCGGCCACTCCGACGCGCTGCTCGGTGCGTTCGCGGCGCTCGCGCCGAACGCGTCGGCGGCGATCCAGGCGCTCGACCGTGGTGACGTCGCGGCGTACCGCGAGATCCTCGCCCCGACCGAGCCGCTCTCGCAGCAGGTCTTCGCCGCGCCGACGTACTACTACAAGACGGGCGTCGCGTTCCTGTCCTGGCTGAACGGCCACCAGGCCGCGTTCCAGATGGTGGGCGGCCTGCACGCCGCCCGCAGCCTGCCGCACCTCTCCCGCATCGTCGAGCTGGCGAACGCATCGGGCTCGCTCGAGCGGCCCGAGCTCGCGGCCGCCCGCTGGCACTCGCTGCTGACGCTCGACGGCATCGACGTCACGGCGGCGGTCCCGGCATCCGCTGACGATGAGGCGACCCCTGAGACGGTGGATGCCCCTGAGACGACGGCTGCCGCAGCCGAGGCCCCGTCCGACGACGTCGAGGTGCTCGCATGA
- a CDS encoding Gfo/Idh/MocA family oxidoreductase has protein sequence MAQERYGLIGTGSRAGMYIGALTGTQLGAERVPEVAQLVAWSDVNPGRLDVYERQVVAAGHPVPARHSVDDLERMIRDERLDRVIVTTPDFTHADYVVRALRAGADVVVEKPLTIDAESVRRIGAAIAETGREVITTFNYRYSPRNSTLRQVIADGEIGAVTSVHFEWALDTVHGADYFRRWHRQKANSGGLFIHKASHHFDLVNWWIAATPVRVFASGGLRFYGAENAAARGLGARPSRGTGAAGDPFALDLAADERLKELYLDQEQHDGYLRDRDVFDAGITIEDNLAALVDYDSGATMSYSLNAHAPWEGYRVTVNGTEGRAELEVVERGAVLIGDDGRVVVDPSMHPDASPEDRVRPDSERLVVQRHWEGARVVPIPEGIGSHGGGDAYLLRHLFDRVTDDAPLGRVAGYADGVKAVSVGIAGNLSLATGEPVRIADLELGV, from the coding sequence ATGGCGCAGGAGCGGTACGGACTCATCGGCACGGGCAGCCGGGCCGGCATGTACATCGGCGCGCTCACCGGCACCCAGCTCGGAGCCGAACGCGTACCCGAGGTCGCCCAGCTCGTGGCCTGGAGCGACGTGAACCCGGGCCGGCTCGACGTCTACGAGCGCCAGGTCGTGGCGGCGGGGCATCCGGTGCCCGCTCGGCATTCCGTCGACGACCTCGAGCGGATGATCCGCGACGAGCGGCTCGACCGCGTCATCGTCACGACGCCCGACTTCACCCACGCCGACTACGTCGTGCGCGCCCTGCGCGCGGGGGCGGACGTCGTCGTCGAGAAGCCGCTCACCATCGACGCGGAGAGCGTGCGCCGCATCGGTGCCGCGATCGCCGAGACCGGCCGCGAGGTCATCACCACGTTCAACTACCGCTACAGCCCGCGCAACTCGACGCTGCGGCAGGTCATCGCCGACGGCGAGATCGGCGCGGTGACGTCGGTGCACTTCGAGTGGGCGCTCGACACGGTGCACGGCGCCGACTACTTCCGCCGCTGGCACCGCCAGAAGGCCAACTCGGGGGGCCTGTTCATCCACAAGGCCTCGCACCACTTCGACCTCGTGAACTGGTGGATCGCGGCGACGCCCGTGCGCGTCTTCGCGAGCGGCGGGCTGCGGTTCTACGGCGCCGAGAACGCAGCGGCGCGCGGTCTGGGCGCACGGCCATCGCGAGGAACCGGGGCGGCCGGCGACCCATTCGCCCTCGACCTCGCCGCCGACGAGCGACTCAAGGAGCTCTACCTCGACCAGGAGCAGCACGACGGCTACCTCCGCGACCGCGACGTGTTCGACGCAGGCATCACCATCGAGGACAACCTCGCCGCCCTCGTCGACTACGACAGCGGCGCGACGATGAGCTACTCGCTCAACGCGCACGCGCCGTGGGAGGGCTATCGCGTCACCGTCAACGGCACCGAGGGACGGGCGGAGCTCGAGGTGGTCGAGCGCGGCGCCGTGCTCATCGGCGATGACGGCCGCGTCGTCGTCGACCCGAGCATGCACCCCGATGCCTCGCCCGAAGACCGGGTGCGGCCCGACTCCGAGCGCCTCGTCGTGCAGCGGCACTGGGAGGGCGCGCGCGTCGTGCCGATCCCCGAGGGCATCGGCAGCCACGGCGGCGGCGACGCCTACCTGCTGCGGCACCTCTTCGACCGGGTGACGGATGACGCGCCGCTCGGTCGGGTGGCCGGCTACGCCGACGGCGTCAAGGCGGTGTCGGTCGGCATCGCCGGCAACCTCTCGCTCGCCACCGGCGAGCCCGTGCGCATCGCCGACCTCGAGCTCGGGGTCTAG
- a CDS encoding FAD-dependent oxidoreductase, whose translation MDARAPAAGPPAILVASADDGVRASLLGPLHRRYSEDYRILEADGATAALQAIDALAAEGGTLALVLSDDATPVDDHETVFAAARRRFPDVRRGLVIEWGAWADAATSDAVLRLMSRVQIDYYVVRPVHSPDESFHRAITDFLREWEATAGKRHRAFTVIGDDAQPRTHVLQNRLARSGVPNERLDPDDPDAVAMLAEAGVAYAGVPLVRTAAGRVLVDPDDAELARAHGLDTSLPDRVVDVVVVGAGPSGLASAVYAASEGLETLVLEAESIGGQAGSSSLIRNYLGFSRGVSGSELAQRAYQQAWVFGARFAHTRAVTGLRRVEGGFELDVAGGDVVRGRAVVLATGVTYRRLAAPGLKPFVGASVFYGATSVEARAQSGRDVLVVGGGNSAGQAALHLARYARSVALVVRGPSLAESMSSYLIEELDAAGVGLITHTKVVDAGAADDPSRLDHVVLERTDTGERMPQRADAVFITIGARPHTEWLPSEVLRDQWGSVITGVEVAEEGGPGAWLGDGGRGPTPLESSVPGLYAVGDVRRGSVKRVASAVGEGSVVISSVHQHLGPHVGG comes from the coding sequence ATGGATGCCCGGGCACCGGCGGCTGGACCGCCTGCGATCCTCGTCGCCTCGGCCGACGACGGGGTGCGCGCCTCCCTGCTCGGGCCGCTGCACCGGCGCTACTCGGAGGACTACCGCATCCTCGAGGCCGACGGCGCGACCGCCGCCCTCCAGGCGATCGACGCGCTCGCCGCCGAGGGCGGCACCCTCGCCCTCGTGCTCTCCGACGACGCCACTCCCGTCGACGACCACGAGACCGTGTTCGCCGCGGCTCGCCGGCGCTTCCCCGACGTGCGCCGGGGACTCGTGATCGAGTGGGGCGCGTGGGCGGATGCCGCGACCTCCGACGCCGTGCTGCGGCTCATGTCACGCGTGCAGATCGACTACTACGTCGTGCGCCCGGTGCACTCGCCCGACGAGTCGTTCCACCGGGCCATCACCGACTTCCTGCGCGAGTGGGAGGCCACCGCCGGCAAGCGCCATCGCGCGTTCACCGTCATCGGCGACGACGCGCAGCCGCGCACCCATGTGCTGCAGAACCGGCTCGCCCGCAGCGGCGTGCCGAACGAGCGGCTCGACCCCGACGACCCCGACGCGGTCGCGATGCTCGCCGAGGCGGGCGTGGCGTACGCGGGCGTGCCGCTCGTGCGCACCGCAGCCGGCCGGGTGCTCGTCGATCCCGACGACGCCGAGCTGGCCCGCGCCCACGGGCTCGACACGTCGCTGCCCGACCGAGTCGTGGATGTCGTCGTGGTCGGTGCGGGGCCGAGCGGGCTCGCCTCGGCGGTGTACGCGGCATCCGAGGGGCTCGAGACGCTGGTGCTCGAGGCCGAGTCGATCGGCGGCCAGGCGGGGTCGAGCTCGCTGATCCGCAACTACCTCGGCTTCTCGCGCGGCGTCTCGGGCTCCGAGCTCGCCCAGCGCGCCTACCAGCAGGCGTGGGTGTTCGGGGCGCGGTTCGCGCACACCCGCGCGGTCACGGGCCTGCGCCGGGTCGAGGGCGGCTTCGAGCTCGACGTGGCGGGCGGCGACGTCGTGCGCGGTCGCGCCGTGGTGCTCGCGACCGGTGTCACCTATCGCCGCCTGGCGGCACCCGGACTCAAGCCGTTCGTCGGGGCATCGGTGTTCTACGGGGCGACCTCGGTCGAGGCGCGAGCGCAGTCGGGGCGCGACGTGCTCGTGGTCGGCGGCGGCAACTCGGCGGGGCAGGCGGCGCTGCACCTCGCCCGCTACGCACGCTCGGTCGCCCTCGTGGTGCGCGGGCCGTCGCTCGCCGAGAGCATGTCGAGCTATCTCATCGAGGAGCTCGACGCGGCGGGCGTCGGCCTGATCACGCACACCAAGGTGGTGGATGCCGGTGCCGCCGACGATCCCAGCCGGCTCGACCACGTCGTGCTCGAGCGCACCGACACGGGCGAGCGGATGCCGCAGCGCGCCGATGCCGTCTTCATCACGATCGGCGCCCGGCCGCACACCGAGTGGCTGCCCAGCGAGGTGCTCCGCGACCAGTGGGGTTCCGTCATCACCGGGGTCGAGGTCGCCGAGGAGGGCGGGCCCGGCGCGTGGCTCGGGGACGGCGGCCGCGGCCCGACGCCGCTGGAGTCATCCGTGCCCGGCCTCTACGCCGTGGGCGACGTGCGCCGCGGGTCGGTGAAGCGCGTGGCCTCCGCCGTCGGCGAGGGCTCGGTCGTCATCTCCTCGGTGCACCAGCACCTCGGGCCGCACGTCGGCGGCTGA